From the genome of Methylomonas sp. UP202, one region includes:
- the shc gene encoding squalene--hopene cyclase: MFTEAPVESNHDFSPSSSATSNASSALNIAIERAQTRLLSLQNPKGYWVFELEADCTIPSEYIMMMHYLDDINEELQAKIAVYLRGRQNPDGSYPLFTGGPGDISCSVKVYYALKMAGDAIDAPHMVKLRTWILAQGGAARANVFTRIALAIFEQLPWRGVPYIPVEIMLLPKWFPFHLDKVSYWSRTVMVPLFILCTLKAKAKNPRNIDILELFVVHPDEEKHYFPERTLLNKCFLALDKLGRVTEPLIPSRMRQRAIDQAVTWFTERLNGEDGLGGIFPAMVNAYEAMLLLGMPHDHPNVTICRQAIDKLLVVNEKDAYCQPCLSPVWDTALASMALIEADKRGNAAALSHAYDWLKSVQLSDEPGDWRVRKPDLAGGGWAFQFANPHYPDVDDTAIVGFAMAESGLDNLDESIHRATRWIVGMQSENGGYGAFDVDNTYYYLNEIPFADHGALLDPPTVDVSARCAMLMARVAKDHDEYRPALQRTIDYIRSEQEADGSWFGRWGTNFIYGTWSTLLGLEQTDVPKTDPMFVKAAAWLKSVQREDGGWGEDNLSYHDDIQYRGSYHFSTAFQTAWAILGLIAAGEARSAEVKAGIDFLMRTQQADGVWNDPCFTAPGFPKVFYLKYHGYDKFFPLWALARYRNELNKQ, from the coding sequence ATGTTTACTGAAGCCCCCGTAGAGAGCAACCACGACTTTTCACCCAGCAGCTCGGCGACATCCAACGCGTCAAGCGCGCTGAATATTGCCATCGAGCGCGCCCAAACCCGATTGCTCAGCCTGCAAAATCCCAAGGGTTATTGGGTGTTCGAACTCGAAGCCGACTGCACCATCCCGTCCGAATACATCATGATGATGCATTACCTGGACGACATTAACGAAGAATTGCAAGCCAAAATCGCCGTTTACCTGCGCGGGCGGCAAAATCCCGACGGCAGTTATCCGTTGTTCACGGGCGGTCCCGGCGACATCAGCTGCAGCGTAAAGGTCTACTACGCACTGAAGATGGCCGGCGATGCCATCGACGCGCCGCACATGGTCAAACTACGGACCTGGATACTAGCCCAAGGCGGCGCGGCGCGCGCCAACGTGTTTACCCGGATCGCGCTGGCCATATTCGAACAATTGCCCTGGCGCGGCGTACCCTACATCCCGGTCGAAATCATGCTGTTGCCTAAGTGGTTTCCTTTCCATTTGGACAAGGTCTCCTATTGGTCGCGAACCGTAATGGTACCCTTGTTCATCCTGTGTACGTTGAAAGCCAAGGCCAAGAATCCGCGCAATATCGACATCCTGGAACTGTTCGTCGTCCACCCCGACGAAGAGAAACACTATTTCCCGGAACGCACGTTGTTGAACAAGTGTTTTCTGGCCCTGGATAAATTGGGCAGAGTCACCGAACCCTTGATCCCAAGCCGCATGCGCCAACGCGCGATAGACCAAGCCGTGACTTGGTTCACCGAACGCTTGAACGGCGAGGACGGCCTGGGCGGCATCTTCCCGGCCATGGTCAACGCCTACGAGGCGATGTTGTTGCTCGGCATGCCGCACGACCACCCGAATGTGACTATCTGCCGGCAAGCCATCGATAAACTATTAGTCGTCAACGAAAAAGACGCCTATTGCCAACCCTGTTTGTCGCCGGTTTGGGACACCGCATTGGCCAGCATGGCATTGATCGAAGCCGACAAACGCGGTAACGCCGCGGCCCTGTCCCATGCCTACGACTGGTTGAAAAGCGTGCAATTGTCGGACGAACCCGGCGATTGGCGGGTCCGGAAACCCGACTTAGCCGGCGGCGGTTGGGCCTTCCAGTTCGCCAACCCGCATTACCCCGATGTGGACGATACCGCGATCGTCGGTTTCGCGATGGCCGAATCCGGCCTGGACAACCTGGACGAATCCATCCACCGCGCCACGCGCTGGATCGTCGGCATGCAATCGGAAAACGGCGGCTACGGTGCTTTCGACGTCGACAATACCTATTACTACCTGAACGAAATTCCGTTTGCCGATCACGGCGCCTTGCTCGATCCGCCGACCGTCGACGTCAGCGCCCGTTGCGCCATGTTGATGGCGCGCGTCGCCAAGGACCACGACGAATACCGTCCGGCCTTGCAACGCACCATCGATTACATCCGCAGCGAACAGGAAGCCGACGGCTCCTGGTTCGGCCGCTGGGGTACCAACTTCATCTACGGTACTTGGTCGACCCTATTGGGTCTGGAACAAACCGATGTGCCGAAAACCGACCCGATGTTCGTCAAGGCGGCCGCCTGGCTAAAGAGCGTGCAACGCGAGGACGGCGGCTGGGGCGAGGATAACTTGAGTTATCACGACGACATTCAGTATCGTGGCAGCTACCACTTCAGCACCGCGTTCCAAACCGCTTGGGCGATATTGGGCCTGATCGCGGCCGGCGAAGCGCGTAGCGCGGAAGTCAAGGCCGGCATCGACTTCCTGATGCGGACCCAACAAGCCGACGGCGTCTGGAACGACCCCTGCTTTACCGCGCCCGGCTTTCCTAAGGTGTTTTATTTGAAATATCACGGCTACGACAAGTTCTTCCCGTTGTGGGCTTTGGCCCGATACCGCAACGAACTGAATAAACAGTAA
- a CDS encoding adenine phosphoribosyltransferase, with protein sequence MDRLRNKIRDIPDFPKPGIVFKDITPLVKDPATLRLAVHQLLHPFLGRDITAVAGMEARGFIFGSLVAWELGIPFVPLRKPGKLPYDVQSVSYDLEYGSAELEVHIDAVDSKDKVLLIDDLLATGGTAKASCELIEKLGASVVACAFVVELDFLNGRGNLQGYEIHSLLHY encoded by the coding sequence ATGGACAGACTCAGAAACAAAATTCGCGACATTCCCGATTTCCCAAAACCCGGTATCGTCTTCAAGGACATCACGCCACTGGTCAAGGACCCGGCCACGCTACGGCTGGCTGTACATCAACTGTTACATCCGTTTCTCGGCCGCGACATTACTGCGGTAGCCGGCATGGAAGCCCGCGGCTTCATTTTCGGCTCTCTAGTTGCCTGGGAACTGGGTATTCCGTTCGTCCCGCTACGAAAGCCCGGCAAGTTGCCCTACGACGTACAAAGCGTGTCTTACGATCTGGAATATGGCTCCGCGGAACTTGAGGTACATATCGATGCCGTCGATAGCAAAGATAAAGTGCTGCTGATAGACGACTTGTTGGCAACCGGCGGTACGGCGAAGGCCAGTTGCGAATTGATCGAAAAACTCGGCGCCAGCGTGGTGGCATGCGCTTTCGTCGTCGAATTGGATTTTCTGAACGGGAGAGGGAATTTGCAAGGGTACGAAATTCATTCCTTGCTGCACTATTAA
- a CDS encoding VacJ family lipoprotein, producing MFNPSFQAKSQAPLLWALLVSGALAGGGCATTESRSDQAAGKSKDVSGSSNSVDPYEGFNRSMYGFNMGLDRYLLKPVADGYKYVTPDFMETGVSNFFNNLKGINVVLNDVLQGKFEQSASDTGRFLANTTFGVAGLFDVASDLGLQNNVEDFGQTLAVWGVDQGAYLVLPVLGPTTVRDGGAVIIDKAANPGTYVPGSGIVEGINDRANAEGALNFIDEAALDPYVFTRESFLQYRKNLINDGKADTSSYDLDVDAALEETSGSEVEKKNSSGKPAPADSSKVDQPVAAPVKSSAVATAASPAFEKMLKSFEEASAKMDRISKKKTRHKR from the coding sequence ATGTTTAACCCCAGTTTTCAAGCGAAAAGTCAGGCTCCCCTGCTTTGGGCGCTGTTGGTTTCAGGCGCCTTGGCCGGTGGCGGATGCGCGACGACGGAGTCGCGTAGCGACCAAGCCGCCGGCAAGAGTAAGGATGTGTCTGGTTCTTCGAACTCCGTCGATCCGTACGAAGGATTCAACCGTTCGATGTATGGCTTCAACATGGGATTGGACAGGTATTTGCTCAAACCGGTCGCGGACGGTTACAAATACGTCACGCCGGATTTCATGGAAACCGGCGTCAGTAACTTTTTCAATAACCTTAAAGGCATCAACGTCGTGTTGAATGATGTTTTGCAAGGTAAGTTCGAACAAAGCGCGTCGGATACCGGCCGTTTTCTGGCGAATACCACATTCGGCGTCGCGGGTTTGTTCGATGTCGCCAGCGATTTGGGTTTGCAAAATAATGTCGAGGACTTTGGTCAAACCTTGGCGGTTTGGGGTGTCGATCAAGGCGCTTATTTGGTACTTCCGGTGCTGGGTCCTACCACGGTTCGCGACGGTGGGGCAGTCATTATCGATAAAGCCGCCAATCCGGGTACTTATGTGCCGGGCAGCGGCATCGTCGAAGGCATTAACGACCGCGCGAATGCCGAAGGCGCGCTGAATTTCATCGATGAAGCGGCGCTCGATCCTTATGTATTCACCCGCGAGTCATTCCTGCAGTATCGGAAAAACCTGATCAACGACGGTAAAGCCGATACCAGTAGTTACGATTTGGATGTCGACGCGGCGCTTGAAGAGACTTCGGGTTCAGAAGTCGAAAAAAAAAACAGTTCAGGAAAGCCGGCGCCGGCCGATAGCAGCAAAGTCGACCAACCGGTAGCCGCACCGGTCAAGTCCAGCGCCGTAGCAACGGCAGCGAGCCCGGCCTTCGAAAAAATGCTCAAATCCTTTGAGGAGGCCTCGGCTAAAATGGATAGGATTAGTAAAAAAAAAACCAGACACAAGCGTTAG
- a CDS encoding ABC transporter substrate-binding protein produces MLRKILLGIGFLALLCVSSAGIAGEMTARQVVEGFQNELLDVMKQGKALGFQGRYEKLDVAVKKSHDLPKIARIVVGKQWEELAPEQQSKLEEVFSKLSVSAYAHNFKDYSGESFNFVSEEETGRGGVVIHTNLLIPGEKDVKFDYMMKKKDDGWQIINIIADGVSDLALKRSDYTSVLSREGFDALIAKINEKIDSYAKQ; encoded by the coding sequence ATGTTGAGAAAGATCTTATTGGGTATTGGTTTTCTGGCGCTATTATGCGTTTCTTCGGCGGGCATTGCCGGCGAAATGACGGCACGGCAGGTCGTCGAGGGCTTTCAGAACGAGCTGTTGGACGTGATGAAGCAAGGTAAAGCGCTTGGTTTTCAGGGGCGATACGAAAAATTGGATGTTGCCGTCAAGAAAAGCCACGACTTGCCGAAAATTGCTCGTATTGTCGTCGGCAAGCAGTGGGAGGAGTTGGCACCCGAGCAGCAATCCAAGCTGGAAGAAGTATTCAGCAAATTAAGCGTGTCGGCTTACGCGCATAATTTCAAGGATTATTCCGGGGAATCGTTTAACTTCGTGTCAGAAGAGGAAACCGGTCGGGGTGGCGTGGTTATTCACACTAATCTGTTGATTCCAGGTGAAAAAGACGTCAAGTTCGATTACATGATGAAGAAAAAAGACGATGGTTGGCAGATTATCAATATAATAGCCGACGGCGTTAGCGATTTGGCTCTGAAGCGGTCCGACTACACAAGTGTGCTGAGTCGGGAAGGTTTCGATGCCTTGATCGCTAAAATTAACGAAAAGATCGATAGTTACGCGAAACAATAA
- a CDS encoding aspartate aminotransferase family protein, with protein sequence MSFSIADLFSQHFDEKFDLHEQYLNNQMVRVLRTIGYDRKYQRAIGQYLYDDEGNEYLDLLSGFGVFAMGRNHPTIVKALQETLTLELPNLVQMDVSLLSGLLAKEIIATCPDNLEKMFFCNSGTEAVEAAIKFARYTTKRPRIVYCEHGYHGLTMGALSLNGEEIFREGFGPLLPNCSAVPFNDLAALEQALSGKDVAAFIVEPIQGKGVNLPSDDYLPEVERLCKKYGTLFVADEIQTGIGRTGKFWAIEHWGVKPDMILMAKALSGGFVPVGGVAMTAKIMDTVFNRMDRAVVHGSTFSKNNMAMAAGLASLHVIHDEKLVENSAKIGEDIIATLNAMSPKYEFLKEARGKGSMIAIEFQSPKSLGLKAAWAMLEAANKGLFCQMITIPLFKEHRVLSQVAGHGMNVVKLLPPLNLTQKDRDWIVDAMEKTIADTHNVTGSIWTLGKNLASHALKNKK encoded by the coding sequence ATGTCCTTCAGCATTGCCGATCTGTTTTCCCAGCATTTCGATGAAAAATTCGATCTGCACGAGCAATACCTTAACAACCAAATGGTGCGAGTCCTGCGTACCATCGGTTACGACCGCAAATACCAGCGAGCGATCGGCCAATACCTGTACGACGACGAAGGCAACGAGTACTTGGATTTGCTGAGCGGTTTCGGCGTATTCGCGATGGGCCGCAATCACCCAACCATCGTCAAGGCCTTGCAAGAAACCTTGACGCTGGAATTACCGAATCTGGTGCAAATGGACGTTTCCTTATTGAGCGGCTTACTGGCGAAGGAAATCATCGCCACCTGTCCGGACAATTTGGAAAAAATGTTTTTCTGCAACTCAGGCACCGAGGCGGTCGAAGCCGCCATCAAATTCGCCCGTTACACCACCAAGCGGCCGCGCATCGTTTATTGCGAACACGGCTATCACGGTCTGACCATGGGTGCCTTGTCGCTGAACGGCGAGGAAATATTCCGCGAGGGCTTCGGCCCCTTATTGCCGAACTGTTCGGCAGTGCCGTTCAACGATCTGGCCGCGCTGGAACAAGCACTTAGCGGCAAGGACGTCGCCGCCTTCATCGTCGAGCCGATCCAAGGCAAGGGCGTCAACCTGCCGTCCGACGACTACCTGCCGGAAGTCGAACGCCTGTGTAAAAAATACGGCACGCTGTTCGTCGCAGACGAAATCCAGACCGGCATCGGCCGCACCGGCAAGTTCTGGGCGATTGAACATTGGGGCGTCAAGCCCGATATGATTTTGATGGCTAAAGCACTGTCCGGCGGCTTCGTACCGGTCGGCGGCGTGGCGATGACCGCCAAAATCATGGACACGGTGTTCAACCGGATGGACCGCGCCGTCGTCCACGGTTCGACCTTCTCGAAAAACAATATGGCGATGGCCGCCGGCCTGGCCAGCCTGCATGTTATCCACGACGAAAAACTGGTGGAAAACAGCGCCAAGATCGGCGAAGACATCATCGCCACGCTGAATGCGATGAGTCCGAAGTACGAATTCCTGAAGGAAGCGCGCGGCAAGGGCTCGATGATCGCGATCGAATTCCAGTCGCCGAAGAGCCTGGGGCTAAAAGCCGCCTGGGCGATGCTGGAAGCGGCCAACAAAGGTCTGTTCTGTCAGATGATTACGATCCCGCTGTTCAAGGAACATCGGGTGCTCAGTCAGGTTGCGGGCCACGGCATGAATGTCGTCAAGCTGTTGCCGCCGCTTAACCTGACGCAAAAAGACCGCGACTGGATCGTCGACGCGATGGAAAAAACCATCGCCGATACCCACAACGTCACCGGCTCGATCTGGACGCTGGGCAAAAACCTAGCCAGTCATGCTCTGAAAAACAAGAAATAA
- the hpnH gene encoding adenosyl-hopene transferase HpnH — protein MSVPLRQQWAVGSYLVKQKLKGVKKYPLVLMLEPLFRCNLACAGCGKIDYPDDILDKRLSVQECLDAVDECGAPMVSIPGGEPLIHKEMPQIVEGIVARKKFVYLCTNALLLRKRINDYKPSPYLTFSVHLDGLKHRHDASVCQDGVFDIAIEAIKLALGKGFRVTINCTLFQGETPEEVAEFLDYAMDLGVEGVTIAPGFSYERAPRQDVFIRGVDTKNLFRGIFKLGKKRKWKLNHSALYLDYLAGNQSYDCTPWGNPTRNVFGWQKPCYLLADEGNATSFKELLEDTPWDKYGTVKNPKCANCMAHCGYEATAVEDMLANPLKGLWVSLRGPKTSGDMVAETQPNYTGGRKTSISEIPVKIES, from the coding sequence GTGAGTGTTCCTTTACGTCAGCAATGGGCTGTAGGTAGTTATCTGGTTAAGCAAAAACTCAAGGGTGTGAAAAAATACCCGTTGGTGTTGATGCTGGAGCCGTTGTTTAGATGCAACTTGGCTTGCGCCGGCTGCGGTAAAATCGATTACCCGGACGATATTCTCGATAAGCGCTTGTCGGTGCAAGAGTGTCTGGATGCCGTGGACGAGTGTGGCGCGCCGATGGTCTCGATTCCGGGCGGCGAGCCTTTAATACATAAGGAAATGCCGCAAATCGTCGAAGGTATCGTCGCTAGAAAGAAATTCGTCTATCTTTGCACCAATGCGTTGTTGTTGCGCAAGCGCATCAACGATTACAAGCCTTCGCCGTATCTGACTTTTTCGGTACACCTGGATGGTTTGAAGCATCGCCACGATGCCTCCGTTTGTCAGGACGGCGTGTTCGACATTGCGATCGAAGCCATCAAGCTGGCCTTGGGCAAGGGCTTCCGAGTCACGATCAACTGTACGTTGTTCCAAGGCGAAACCCCTGAAGAAGTAGCCGAGTTCCTGGATTATGCGATGGACCTGGGCGTCGAAGGCGTGACGATCGCGCCGGGTTTCAGTTACGAGCGGGCGCCGCGTCAGGATGTGTTCATCCGAGGCGTGGATACCAAGAACCTGTTCCGGGGTATCTTCAAACTGGGCAAAAAACGCAAATGGAAGCTTAACCACTCGGCGCTCTATTTGGATTATCTGGCCGGCAATCAAAGTTACGATTGTACGCCGTGGGGTAACCCGACCCGGAATGTGTTTGGTTGGCAGAAGCCTTGCTATTTGCTGGCTGACGAAGGCAACGCCACGTCTTTTAAAGAGCTGCTGGAAGATACGCCCTGGGATAAATACGGCACCGTGAAAAATCCCAAATGCGCGAATTGCATGGCTCATTGCGGTTACGAGGCGACAGCGGTCGAAGATATGTTGGCGAATCCGTTGAAAGGACTTTGGGTGTCGTTACGCGGGCCGAAAACCTCCGGAGATATGGTTGCCGAGACGCAGCCTAACTATACCGGCGGTCGTAAAACCTCGATTTCGGAAATTCCGGTGAAAATCGAGTCTTAA
- a CDS encoding phosphorylase, which produces MSCGIVVALPEELATLTSRKLARGECCRISADILVAYAGAGPNNAASAARLLIAKGADRLISWGCAAALAPQLRPGVLVVADQIFFDRQSYETDKRWSHKMRNRLSERLTVGSGNLSTEARIVALSSDKQLIHRETGAVALDMESGAIAKVASQANLPFLVLRAIADPAAMDLPRAVVGALNDQGRVEMAKLLRHLLNHPWELPGLIKLGRHFGAAQKTLKTIAKHLNEIVIY; this is translated from the coding sequence GTGAGTTGCGGAATCGTCGTTGCCCTGCCAGAAGAACTTGCCACGCTGACTTCCCGGAAATTGGCGCGCGGCGAATGTTGCCGAATAAGCGCCGACATCCTGGTCGCTTATGCCGGCGCCGGTCCCAACAATGCCGCCAGCGCCGCTCGCCTGCTCATCGCCAAGGGCGCCGATCGGCTGATCAGCTGGGGTTGCGCGGCGGCATTGGCGCCGCAGTTGCGGCCCGGCGTTCTGGTAGTCGCGGACCAGATTTTTTTCGACCGTCAAAGTTACGAAACCGACAAACGTTGGTCGCACAAAATGCGCAACCGACTCAGCGAACGCCTGACGGTGGGGAGCGGCAATCTGTCCACCGAAGCGCGTATCGTCGCGCTGAGTAGCGACAAACAACTGATTCACCGCGAAACCGGCGCGGTAGCGTTAGACATGGAAAGCGGCGCGATTGCCAAAGTCGCCAGTCAAGCCAATTTACCATTCCTGGTATTGCGCGCGATCGCCGATCCGGCTGCGATGGACCTGCCGCGCGCGGTGGTCGGCGCCTTGAACGATCAGGGCCGCGTCGAGATGGCTAAATTACTGCGCCACTTGCTGAATCATCCTTGGGAGCTTCCAGGATTGATCAAACTCGGCCGACATTTCGGTGCCGCCCAAAAGACGCTGAAAACCATCGCCAAACACTTAAACGAAATCGTCATTTACTAG
- the dxs gene encoding 1-deoxy-D-xylulose-5-phosphate synthase, with protein sequence MTLSGTFPLLNTIASPTDIRALAPEQLQALADEVRRFLTHTVSISGGHFAAGLGTVELTVALHYVFNTPVDQLVWDVGHQAYPHKILTGRKDRMTTIRTLGGVSAFPCRAESEYDAFGVGHSSTSISAALGMAIASQLRGEDKKMVAIIGDGSITGGMAFEAMNHAGDVNANLLVILNDNEMSISPPVGAMNNYLTKILSSKLYSSVRQESKKALSSMPSVWELARKAEEHVKGMIVPGTLFEELGFNYFGPIDGHDLEILVSTLDKLKDLRGPVFLHVVTKKGKGYAPAEKDPLAYHGVPAFDPTQDFLPKAAPSPHPTYTEVFSRWLCDMAAEDERLLGITPAMREGSGLVEFSQQYPQRYFDVAIAEQHAVTLAAGQACQGAKPVVAIYSTFLQRGYDQLIHDVALQNLDVLFALDRAGLVGPDGPTHAGAFDYSYLRCIPNMLVMAPADENECRQMLTTGFHYHGPASVRYPRGKGPGAAIDPRLTDLEIGQGEIRHQGGRIAILAWGAMVAPAVEAGKQLGATVANMRFVKPLDESLILELAKTHDVFVTVEENVIAGGAGSAVLEFLQAQRILMPVLTLGLPDRFVEQGSREQLLGLCGLDAKGLLASIEAFCA encoded by the coding sequence ATGACGCTTTCCGGAACATTCCCGTTACTGAACACCATCGCCAGCCCGACCGACATCCGCGCGCTGGCGCCCGAGCAGCTCCAGGCCTTGGCCGACGAGGTGCGCCGATTTCTGACCCATACCGTCAGTATTTCCGGCGGCCATTTCGCGGCCGGCCTGGGCACCGTGGAATTGACCGTGGCGCTGCATTACGTATTCAATACCCCGGTCGATCAATTGGTTTGGGATGTCGGCCATCAGGCCTATCCGCACAAGATTCTGACCGGCCGCAAGGACAGAATGACCACGATCCGCACCCTGGGCGGGGTGTCGGCCTTTCCGTGCCGGGCCGAGAGCGAATACGATGCCTTCGGCGTCGGCCATTCCTCGACTTCGATCAGCGCGGCCTTGGGCATGGCCATCGCTTCGCAGCTACGCGGCGAGGATAAGAAGATGGTGGCCATCATCGGCGACGGTTCGATCACCGGCGGCATGGCCTTCGAGGCGATGAATCATGCCGGCGACGTCAATGCCAATCTGTTGGTGATTCTGAACGACAACGAGATGTCGATTTCGCCGCCGGTCGGGGCGATGAACAATTATCTGACCAAGATTTTGTCCAGCAAGCTGTATTCCTCGGTCCGTCAGGAAAGCAAGAAGGCCTTGTCCAGCATGCCCAGCGTTTGGGAGTTGGCGCGCAAGGCGGAAGAACACGTCAAGGGCATGATCGTGCCGGGCACCTTGTTCGAGGAGTTGGGCTTTAATTACTTCGGACCGATCGACGGCCACGATCTGGAGATCCTGGTGTCGACCCTGGACAAGCTCAAGGATTTGCGCGGACCGGTGTTTTTGCACGTGGTCACCAAGAAGGGCAAGGGCTATGCGCCGGCCGAGAAGGACCCCTTGGCTTACCACGGCGTGCCGGCCTTCGATCCGACCCAGGATTTTCTGCCCAAGGCGGCGCCGTCGCCGCATCCAACCTATACCGAGGTGTTCAGCCGTTGGTTGTGCGATATGGCGGCCGAGGACGAGCGGCTGCTGGGGATTACCCCGGCCATGCGCGAAGGCTCGGGGTTGGTCGAGTTTTCCCAGCAATACCCGCAACGCTATTTCGACGTGGCCATCGCCGAGCAGCACGCGGTGACCCTGGCCGCCGGCCAGGCCTGCCAAGGCGCCAAGCCAGTGGTGGCAATTTATTCTACGTTTTTGCAGCGCGGCTACGACCAGTTGATCCACGACGTGGCCTTGCAGAATCTGGATGTGTTGTTTGCGTTGGACCGCGCCGGCCTGGTCGGCCCGGACGGCCCGACCCATGCCGGCGCCTTCGACTACAGCTATCTGCGCTGCATTCCGAATATGTTGGTGATGGCCCCGGCCGACGAGAACGAGTGCCGGCAGATGCTGACCACCGGCTTCCATTACCACGGCCCAGCCTCGGTGCGCTATCCGCGCGGCAAGGGGCCCGGCGCGGCGATCGATCCGCGCCTGACCGACCTTGAGATCGGCCAGGGCGAGATTCGCCACCAGGGCGGCCGGATTGCCATCCTGGCCTGGGGGGCGATGGTCGCCCCGGCCGTCGAAGCCGGCAAGCAACTGGGGGCCACGGTGGCCAACATGCGCTTCGTCAAGCCCCTTGATGAAAGCTTGATTCTGGAACTCGCCAAAACCCACGACGTGTTCGTCACGGTCGAGGAAAACGTCATTGCCGGCGGGGCCGGTAGTGCGGTACTGGAATTCCTGCAAGCGCAACGAATACTGATGCCGGTCCTGACCCTCGGCCTGCCCGACCGCTTCGTCGAGCAGGGCTCCAGAGAACAACTGCTCGGCTTGTGCGGACTCGACGCCAAGGGCCTGTTGGCCAGCATCGAGGCGTTTTGCGCTTGA
- a CDS encoding phytoene/squalene synthase family protein codes for MKGPRSPITDIAELNRLPDSGFQAVLLEGVSRTFALTIPQLPGALYTAVANAYLLCRIVDTIEDEVSLDAEQKKYFCRGFIEVVKTGAHADSFAAELAPLLSEQTIPAEHSLIRVIPRVIAITHSLDAAQIQALAECVQTMANGMPIYQALDLHAGLKTMKDMDDYCYYVAGCVGEMLAKLFCHYSPEIAAHREELLKLSVSFGQGLQMTNILKDIWDDAKRGVCWLPQDIFDETGFKLTELTPTTNDQRFRKGLEHLIDIAHGHLQNALTYTQLLPSHETGIRNFCLWALGMAVLTLKKIKQHLDFNDSSQVKISRNSVKATIVASKLAARSNWLLSLLFNLSSRGLKTPDWQYLPVSHSGQ; via the coding sequence ATGAAAGGACCTCGATCGCCAATCACCGACATAGCCGAACTCAACCGGCTCCCGGACAGCGGGTTTCAAGCCGTATTGCTTGAAGGCGTGTCGCGCACTTTCGCCCTGACCATCCCGCAATTGCCCGGCGCGCTCTACACGGCCGTGGCCAATGCCTACTTACTGTGCCGCATTGTCGATACCATCGAAGACGAAGTGTCTCTGGATGCCGAGCAAAAAAAGTACTTCTGTCGCGGCTTTATCGAAGTCGTCAAGACCGGCGCCCACGCTGACTCGTTTGCCGCCGAATTGGCGCCATTGCTTTCCGAACAAACCATTCCGGCCGAACACAGCTTGATCCGGGTGATTCCAAGGGTCATCGCGATCACCCACAGCCTTGACGCGGCGCAAATTCAAGCGCTAGCCGAATGCGTGCAAACGATGGCCAACGGCATGCCGATTTACCAGGCGCTGGATCTACACGCCGGCCTGAAAACAATGAAGGACATGGACGACTATTGCTACTACGTCGCCGGCTGCGTCGGCGAGATGTTGGCAAAACTGTTCTGTCACTATTCTCCGGAAATCGCCGCCCATCGGGAGGAACTATTGAAGCTGTCGGTTTCCTTCGGTCAAGGCCTGCAAATGACCAACATTCTCAAGGACATTTGGGACGACGCCAAACGCGGCGTGTGCTGGCTGCCGCAAGATATTTTCGACGAGACCGGTTTCAAACTGACCGAACTGACGCCGACCACCAACGACCAACGCTTTCGGAAAGGCCTGGAACATTTGATCGACATTGCCCACGGCCATCTGCAAAACGCACTGACTTACACCCAACTTCTGCCCAGCCACGAAACCGGCATTCGCAATTTTTGCCTGTGGGCGCTGGGCATGGCGGTACTGACCTTGAAAAAAATCAAGCAACACCTTGATTTCAATGATTCGAGTCAGGTCAAGATCAGCCGCAACAGCGTCAAGGCCACGATAGTCGCCAGTAAATTAGCGGCTCGCAGCAACTGGCTTTTGTCGCTTTTATTCAATCTGTCCAGCCGCGGCCTGAAGACGCCTGACTGGCAGTATTTACCCGTATCTCACTCCGGACAATAA